One genomic window of Methanosalsum zhilinae DSM 4017 includes the following:
- a CDS encoding DUF7714 family protein has protein sequence MIFPEEYKHVGVCRTGDDRTDRVYFLSRYLVCQHDSGWRLYSVRSSEKPILTHVDSLELIADTHEIIWYDEKLNIKNRRLLIETAARLCSGEITTVIFTGIDEHITFIHRPDTDCIRTIQVLDIEPPLPWLADCIRRLDNSGLFSDLEIRFEEKITDLHRFQGKDTVFPCCCSGLEGQFLDSDLITRKKVTLIGCEISDSIFRSRYPDKEYTRRSFCPFSCDLVTPDSEFIARCCRKEMCGPAVINGYRGRVVHWGATEYEIAEAVRELAMEMNNEKDCSN, from the coding sequence GAATACAAGCATGTGGGAGTATGCAGGACAGGAGATGACAGGACTGACAGGGTCTACTTTCTTAGCAGGTACCTGGTATGCCAGCACGACAGTGGCTGGAGACTGTACAGTGTCAGATCATCTGAAAAACCCATACTAACACACGTGGATTCCCTGGAACTGATTGCAGATACCCATGAGATTATCTGGTATGATGAAAAGCTCAATATAAAAAACAGAAGACTGCTGATAGAAACTGCAGCCCGGCTCTGCAGTGGAGAGATCACTACAGTAATCTTTACAGGAATTGACGAACATATAACATTTATCCACAGACCGGATACAGATTGTATAAGAACAATCCAGGTACTGGACATAGAACCACCCCTGCCCTGGCTTGCAGACTGTATCCGCAGACTTGATAACAGCGGCCTGTTCTCAGACCTTGAGATCAGGTTTGAGGAGAAGATCACAGACCTGCACCGGTTCCAGGGAAAAGATACAGTCTTTCCCTGCTGCTGCTCAGGACTTGAGGGACAGTTCCTGGACTCTGACCTCATTACCCGAAAAAAGGTTACACTGATCGGATGCGAGATCTCGGATTCCATATTCAGGTCAAGGTATCCGGATAAAGAGTACACAAGACGCAGTTTCTGTCCCTTCAGCTGTGACCTTGTAACACCTGACTCAGAGTTCATTGCCAGGTGCTGCAGGAAGGAGATGTGCGGGCCTGCAGTCATCAACGGGTACAGGGGCAGGGTGGTGCACTGGGGAGCAACAGAATATGAGATTGCAGAAGCTGTACGCGAACTTGCAATGGAGATGAACAATGAAAAGGATTGCAGTAATTGA